The following coding sequences are from one Streptomyces sp. NBC_00536 window:
- a CDS encoding citrate synthase, giving the protein MSDNSVVLRYADGEYTYPVVESTVGDQGFDISKLRSQTGLVTLDSGYGNTAAYKSAITYLDGEQGILRYRGYPIEQLAERSTFIEVAYLLINGELPTVDELASFRNEITQHTLLHEDVKRFYDGFPRDAHPMAMLSSVVSALSTFYQDSHNPFDEKQRNLSTIRLLAKLPTIAAYAYKKSVGHPVVYPRNDLGYVENFLRMTFSVPAQEYDLDPVVVAALDKLLILHADHEQNCSTSTVRLVGSSQANMFASISAGISALWGPLHGGANQSVLEMLEGIKNDGGDVDAFIRKVKNKEDGVRLMGFGHRVYKSFDPRAKIIKAAAHDVLSSLGKSDELLDIALKLEEHALADEYFVSRNLYPNVDFYTGLIYRAMGFPTEMFTVLFALGRLPGWIAQWHEMIKEPGSRIGRPRQIYTGEVLRDFVPVEAR; this is encoded by the coding sequence GTGAGCGACAACTCTGTAGTACTGCGGTACGCGGACGGCGAATACACCTACCCGGTGGTCGAAAGCACCGTTGGCGACCAGGGCTTCGACATCTCGAAGCTCCGGTCCCAGACCGGTCTGGTCACCCTGGACAGCGGCTACGGGAACACCGCCGCCTATAAGTCCGCCATTACTTACCTCGATGGCGAGCAGGGCATCCTGCGCTACCGCGGCTACCCGATCGAGCAGCTGGCCGAGCGCTCGACCTTCATCGAGGTCGCGTACCTGCTGATCAACGGTGAGCTGCCGACCGTCGACGAGCTCGCGTCGTTCCGCAACGAGATCACCCAGCACACGCTGCTGCACGAGGACGTGAAGCGCTTCTACGACGGCTTCCCGCGCGACGCGCACCCGATGGCGATGCTGTCCTCCGTGGTCAGCGCGCTGTCGACGTTCTACCAGGACAGCCACAACCCGTTCGACGAGAAGCAGCGAAACCTCTCGACGATCCGGCTGCTCGCCAAGCTTCCGACGATCGCGGCCTACGCGTACAAGAAGTCGGTCGGCCACCCGGTGGTCTACCCGCGCAACGACCTCGGCTACGTCGAGAACTTCCTGCGCATGACCTTCTCCGTGCCGGCCCAGGAGTACGACCTGGACCCGGTCGTGGTCGCGGCGCTCGACAAGCTGCTCATCCTGCACGCGGACCACGAGCAGAACTGCTCGACCTCCACCGTGCGCCTGGTCGGCTCCTCGCAGGCGAACATGTTCGCCTCGATCTCGGCCGGCATCAGCGCCCTGTGGGGCCCGCTGCACGGCGGCGCCAACCAGTCGGTGCTGGAGATGCTGGAAGGCATCAAGAACGACGGCGGCGACGTCGACGCCTTCATCCGCAAGGTGAAGAACAAGGAAGACGGCGTCCGCCTGATGGGCTTCGGGCACCGCGTCTACAAGAGCTTCGACCCGCGGGCGAAGATCATCAAGGCGGCGGCGCACGACGTCCTCTCCTCGCTCGGCAAGAGCGACGAGCTGCTCGACATCGCGCTCAAGCTGGAAGAGCACGCGCTGGCCGACGAGTACTTCGTCTCGCGCAACCTCTACCCGAACGTGGACTTCTACACCGGTCTGATCTACCGGGCCATGGGCTTCCCGACCGAGATGTTCACCGTGCTCTTCGCGCTCGGCCGCCTTCCGGGCTGGATCGCCCAGTGGCACGAGATGATCAAGGAGCCGGGATCCCGCATCGGCCGCCCGCGCCAGATCTACACCGGCGAGGTCCTGCGCGACTTCGTCCCGGTCGAGGCCCGCTGA
- the recD2 gene encoding SF1B family DNA helicase RecD2: protein MGTDSAVNTAVLEGVLERITYANEESGYTVARVDTGRGGGDLLTVVGSLLGAQPGESLRMEGRWGSHPQYGKQFTVENYSTVLPATIQGIRRYLGSGLIKGIGPKIADRIVEHFGVGTLEVIEGEPKRLIEVPGLGPKRTKMIGAAWEEQKAIKEVMIFLQGVGVSTSIAVRIYKKYADASISVVKNQPYRLAADVWGIGFLTADKIAQSVGIPHDSPERVKAGLQYALSQSTDQGHCFLPEERLIADGVKLLQVDTGLVIECLAELAADPEGVVREQVPDPQGGPPITAVYLVPFHRAELSLVGQVRRLLRAEEDRMPGFADVDWEKALGWLAGKTGATLAPEQRDAVKLALTRRVAVLTGGPGCGKSFTVRSIVELARARKAKVVLAAPTGRAAKRLSELTGAEASTVHRLLELKPGGDAAYDRDRPLDADLVVVDEASMLDLLLANKLVKAVAPGAHLLLVGDVDQLPSVGAGEVLRDLLAEGGPVPAVRLTRIFRQAQQSGVVTNAHRINTGVPPITDGLPDFFLFAEEDTEAAGVLAVDVAARRIPARFGLDPRRDIQVLAPMHRGPAGAGNLNGLLQQAITPARPGLPEKRFGGRVFRVGDKVTQIRNNYEKGANGVFNGTVGVVTALDLDEQRLTVRTEEDEEVGYEFSELDELAHAYAVTIHRSQGSEYPAVVIPVTTGAWMMLQRNLLYTAVTRAKKLVVLVGSRKALGQAVRTVSAGRRFTAVAPRLSGLIPVGNIT from the coding sequence ATGGGGACGGACAGCGCGGTGAACACGGCAGTGCTCGAAGGGGTCCTGGAGCGCATCACCTATGCCAATGAGGAGAGCGGCTACACGGTCGCCCGCGTCGACACCGGGCGCGGTGGCGGCGACCTCCTCACGGTGGTCGGTTCGCTGCTGGGCGCGCAGCCGGGTGAATCCCTGCGCATGGAGGGCCGTTGGGGTTCGCACCCGCAGTACGGGAAGCAGTTCACCGTCGAGAACTACTCCACGGTGCTCCCCGCGACCATCCAGGGCATCCGCCGCTACCTCGGCTCCGGCCTGATCAAGGGCATCGGCCCGAAGATCGCCGACCGGATCGTCGAGCACTTCGGCGTCGGCACCCTGGAGGTGATCGAGGGCGAGCCGAAGCGGCTGATCGAGGTGCCCGGGCTCGGGCCCAAGCGGACGAAGATGATCGGCGCCGCCTGGGAGGAGCAGAAGGCCATCAAGGAGGTCATGATCTTCCTCCAGGGGGTCGGGGTCTCCACCTCCATCGCGGTCCGCATCTACAAGAAGTACGCCGACGCCTCCATCTCGGTGGTGAAGAACCAGCCCTACCGGCTCGCCGCCGACGTCTGGGGCATCGGCTTCCTCACCGCCGACAAGATCGCCCAGTCCGTCGGCATCCCGCACGACAGCCCCGAGCGGGTCAAGGCCGGACTCCAGTACGCCCTCTCCCAGTCCACCGACCAGGGCCACTGCTTCCTGCCCGAGGAGCGGCTGATCGCCGACGGGGTCAAACTGCTGCAGGTGGACACCGGACTGGTCATCGAGTGCCTGGCGGAACTCGCCGCGGATCCTGAGGGCGTCGTGCGCGAGCAGGTGCCCGATCCGCAGGGCGGCCCGCCGATCACCGCGGTCTATCTGGTCCCCTTCCACCGGGCCGAACTCTCCCTCGTCGGGCAGGTGCGGCGGCTGCTGCGGGCCGAGGAGGACCGGATGCCGGGCTTCGCGGACGTCGACTGGGAGAAGGCCCTGGGCTGGCTGGCAGGGAAGACCGGGGCCACCCTCGCGCCCGAACAGCGGGACGCGGTCAAGCTCGCCCTCACCCGCCGGGTCGCGGTCCTCACCGGCGGACCCGGCTGCGGCAAGTCCTTCACCGTCCGCTCGATCGTGGAGCTGGCCCGGGCCCGGAAGGCCAAGGTGGTGCTGGCCGCGCCCACCGGCCGCGCGGCCAAGCGGCTCTCGGAGCTGACCGGCGCCGAGGCCTCCACCGTGCACCGGCTGCTGGAGCTGAAACCGGGCGGGGACGCGGCGTACGACCGGGACCGGCCGCTGGACGCGGACCTGGTGGTGGTCGACGAGGCCTCGATGCTCGACCTCCTGCTCGCCAACAAACTGGTCAAGGCGGTGGCGCCCGGGGCGCACCTGCTGCTGGTGGGGGACGTGGACCAGCTGCCGTCGGTCGGGGCCGGCGAGGTGCTGCGGGACCTGCTGGCCGAGGGCGGGCCGGTGCCCGCGGTCCGGCTGACCCGGATCTTCCGGCAGGCCCAGCAGTCGGGTGTGGTCACCAACGCGCACCGCATCAACACCGGGGTCCCGCCCATCACCGACGGCCTCCCGGACTTCTTCCTCTTCGCCGAGGAGGACACCGAGGCGGCCGGGGTGCTCGCCGTGGACGTGGCGGCCCGTCGCATTCCGGCCAGATTCGGTCTCGACCCGCGCCGTGACATCCAGGTCCTCGCGCCCATGCACCGGGGTCCGGCGGGCGCCGGGAACCTCAACGGCCTGCTCCAGCAGGCGATCACCCCGGCCCGGCCCGGCCTGCCCGAGAAGCGGTTCGGCGGCCGGGTCTTCCGGGTGGGAGACAAGGTGACCCAGATCCGGAACAACTACGAGAAGGGGGCCAACGGTGTCTTCAACGGCACCGTCGGCGTGGTGACCGCACTCGACCTGGACGAACAGCGCCTGACCGTCCGGACCGAGGAGGACGAGGAGGTCGGATACGAGTTCTCCGAACTCGACGAGCTGGCCCACGCCTATGCCGTCACCATCCACCGTTCCCAGGGGAGTGAATATCCGGCGGTCGTGATCCCGGTCACCACCGGGGCTTGGATGATGCTCCAGCGAAATCTGCTCTACACGGCGGTGACGCGGGCGAAGAAACTGGTCGTCCTGGTCGGGTCCCGCAAAGCGCTCGGTCAGGCGGTGCGTACGGTTTCCGCTGGCAGACGGTTCACAGCCGTCGCCCCGCGGCTGTCCGGCCTCATACCGGTGGGAAACATCACCTAG
- a CDS encoding DUF937 domain-containing protein produces MSEPSFQDDVLSELGDDRLTEIAGLLGTDATGARDTVAATVGAMTGGLQEKADADDDDGVEVRQAFAEVAEPPLQGVATLGGGLLSGGMMAGVLAKVSRPVSEAVSKKTGIPAPTIARVIELLIPVLLAVFAKRAAGKGAGAGAGAPQASGGGGLGDLLGQILGGGKK; encoded by the coding sequence ATGAGCGAACCTTCCTTCCAGGACGATGTGCTGAGCGAGCTGGGCGACGACAGGCTGACCGAGATCGCGGGTCTGCTCGGCACCGACGCCACGGGCGCGCGCGACACGGTCGCCGCCACCGTCGGCGCGATGACCGGTGGCCTCCAAGAGAAGGCCGATGCGGACGACGACGACGGCGTCGAGGTCCGCCAGGCCTTCGCCGAGGTGGCCGAACCGCCCCTGCAGGGCGTGGCGACCCTGGGCGGCGGCCTGCTGAGCGGCGGCATGATGGCCGGGGTGCTGGCCAAGGTGAGCCGCCCCGTCTCCGAGGCCGTCTCCAAGAAGACCGGCATCCCCGCCCCCACGATCGCCCGGGTCATCGAGCTGCTGATCCCGGTGCTGCTGGCCGTCTTCGCCAAGCGCGCGGCGGGCAAGGGCGCGGGTGCGGGCGCGGGTGCCCCGCAGGCTTCGGGTGGCGGTGGCCTCGGCGATCTGCTGGGCCAGATCCTCGGCGGCGGAAAGAAGTAA